From a single Salarias fasciatus unplaced genomic scaffold, fSalaFa1.1, whole genome shotgun sequence genomic region:
- the LOC115384572 gene encoding extensin-like — translation MDHAAGSPPTARQRDRDAPSHQRSYERAPRASHRVGSRGPAADPRAPRTSTCTPTLYPHQFPTLYPTLYHHPVSPPSTPTLYPHPVPPPSSHPVPHLYPPVPTLYPTLYHHSLPTRTPTLYHHSLPTLYPHPVSPPCTPTVPPPSTSTLYPHPVPPPSLPTLYPHPPPPSSPHREPPPSSPHPAAPTREPHPRAPTQQPPPESPTQQPPPSSPHPAAPTREPPPSNPTQQPPPESPHPATPPSSPHPEAPTREPHPAAPPSSPHPRAPTQQPPPSSPHPEAPSRDQRSGPEVRL, via the exons aTGGATCACGCCGCTGGCTCCCCGCCGACCGCTCGGCAGCGGGACCGAGACGCGCCGTCGCACCAGCGGTCCTACGAGCGGGCCCCCCGGGCGTCGCACCGGGTCGGTTCCAGAGGTCcggcggcggacccccgggccccccg TACCTCCACCTGTACCCCCACCCTGTACCCCCACCAGTTCCCCACCCTGTACCCCACCCTGTACCACCACCCAGTCTCCCCACCCAGTACCCCCACCCTGTACCCCCACCCTGTACCACCACCCAGTTCCCACCCTGTACCCCACCTGTACCCACCCGTACCCACCCTGTACCCCACCCTGTACCACCACAGTCTCCCCACCCGTACCCCCACCCTGTACCACCACAGTCTCCCCACCCTGTACCCCCACCCAGTCTCCCCACCCTGTACCCCCACTGTACCACCACCCAGTACCTCCACCCTGTACCCCCACCCTGTACCCCCACCCAGTCTCCCCACCCTGTACCCCCACCCT CCCCCACCCAGCAGCCCCCACCGAGAGCCCCCACCCAGCAGCCCCCACCCAGCAGCCCCCACCCGAGAGCCCCACCCGAGAGCCCCCACCCAGCAGCCCCCACCCGAGAGCCCCACCCAGCAGCCCCCACCCAGCAGCCCCCACCCAGCAGCCCCCACCCGAGAGCCCCCACCCAGCAACCCCACCCAGCAGCCCCCACCCGAGAGCCCCCACCCAGCAACCCCACCCAGCAGCCCCCACCCAGAAGCCCCCACCCGAGAGCCCCACCCAGCAGCCCCACCCAGCAGCCCCCACCCGAGAGCCCCCACCCAGCAGCCCCCACCCAGCAGCCCCCACCCAGAAGCCCCCTCCCGGGACCAGAGATCAGGTCCAGAGGTCCGGCTGTGA